A genomic region of Saccopteryx bilineata isolate mSacBil1 chromosome 1, mSacBil1_pri_phased_curated, whole genome shotgun sequence contains the following coding sequences:
- the RPP21 gene encoding ribonuclease P protein subunit p21: MAGPVKDREAFQRLSFLYQAAHCVLARDPENQALARFYCHTERTIARRLVLRRDPSVKRSICRGCSSLLIPGLSCTQRQRRRRGQRWTVQTCLTCRRSRRLLNSPEHVLWGGRPEAQLGGPAGEAPDHHSPGQAPPSPARGSRRQ; the protein is encoded by the exons ATGGCGGGACCAGTGAAGGACCGCGAGGCTTTCCAGAGGCTCAGCTTCCTGTACCAG GCCGCCCACTGCGTCCTCGCGCGGGACCCCGAGAACCAGGCGCTGGCGAGGTTCTACTGCCACACGGAGAGGACCATCGCGCGGCGGCTCGTCCTGCGGCG GGACCCGTCAGTGAAGAGGAGCATCTGTCGCGGCTGCTCGTCCCTCCTCATCCCAGGCCTGAGCTGCACACAGCGCCAGAGAC GCCGCAGGGGACAGCGCTGGACGGTGCAGACCTGCCTGACCTGCCGACGCAGCCGGCGGCTCCTCAACAGCCCTGAGCACGTGCTCTGGGGAGGCCGGCCGGAGGCCCAGCTGGGGGGCCCGGCAGGAGAG GCCCCAGACCACCACAGCCCCGGCCAAGCACCGCCCTCCCCAGCCCGGGGTTCCAGGCGCCAGTGA